In Citrus sinensis cultivar Valencia sweet orange chromosome 3, DVS_A1.0, whole genome shotgun sequence, the sequence gaaaataaaaaaacacttttGAAGTATTAACGGAGTAGAATCCGAACCTCACAAGATTTCTCACTTTCACTAAGTGGGACCCACTCAAAATAGCATATTgatatgctattttttcaacagTGTGGGATGCCCATAACCCAAACATGGGCATGTACCATCCTATGCAAGAATGGATGTCCTCAAAAAATATGTCGAGAAATTCAGTCTCGTGGCCACGGATGTCGTTTCATAATATTGAGTCCACGCTTGGCTTACAGGAATCAAAAGTATATGAAAGTGCCAGCTCTTTGTCACTAGCGACATTTGCTTCACTCTTGATTGAATTTGTTGCGAGGCTCCAAAATATAGTTGATGCCTTTGAAGAACTATGTGAAAAAGCAAATGTCAAGGAACCTGTTGAGCCGCCAATTGGGAAAGGGGAGGTAGGATTTTGGAGCAGGCTTAGCAGATGCTTTCAGTTGAAGCGCTGAGATAGCTTTAAAGATCATTTTTTCCGGTCCATAAGTGGAATACATGTCATTGTCAACTGAGACAGTTTGATAAGCTGATGCTTTGTGACTTGTGAACATGATTGCTTTAGCTTGCTCTGCCCCccatatacataaaaaatgtAGTAATGCAGTGGAGAGGTTTTGTCATAGAAATTCTTAATAGCATATGGGGTTTAGAAATCAATGCATATAAATTCCATTTTCAAAAAACTTTTATTGAAACATTAgtctacaatttttttaaaaaaattatttttttatttttataatttttaaccaaatatttatattttaagtgtaaaaataattttttttcttagtagTTACAGTAGCTGCAACATAAAATCCACAACACTTCATTATCAAATAAGCCGTACGTTTAAATCATCTAAACAACTTACTAGGATGCCATGATTCACATAAAATTATCAGCACTTAACAACACAAAAGTCAAAAAGCAAATACTCTTACTCAAGTATTATATTTGttgcaagaagaagaaagaagataactattttaaattaaccAACAGGTTGAATCTTATCGTAATACACACTATCAGCTTTGAATTAGCATACCTTAGAAGTCCTCAACTCATTCACTGCCATTCGAACAGAATCATCCGATAGAATCAACCGTGACAACGCTCTAGTGCTTAACCTGCCACATTTTTTCCTTCCGAGTTGGGGAATCCGAAGCAGGGATTGAGCGGCCAACGCCatcatcaatttcaatttccctCTGTGTATAGGATAATCAAAGCAAAGCTTCGTACTGGTAACACATTCTTATAGCAGGCCCAGCCCAATCCAGCCCAGTCGAGCAAGTGAGcagtgttattattttattatttttgaactcTCGGTGGCTCTGTATTATTTGCAAAATACTCATGTAAGGCagagaatatattttataatggaatattttcaaaataaatggtacATAATTGTATGACATAACTTCGCACTGAACGCATTACACAAGTAAACatgaaatcatatatttatacatgatAAAACTGCACCAAATAATATCTAGGAGAAATAACTCTCAATACTCGCTGGAATCATCATTGCACAAGTAAAGTAGGGGAAACACCTCTCAATACTCAGCGGAATTAACTACATCACAAGGGCCGAGTAATCTAACTCTTAATACACATACATAGAGCCTATGGTGAAGGGTACACATATGGTATCTGGCAATCACATCTCATTATTCAATCaatcatataatatgagtACATATAATCATGACATGATACTAAATCATACTATCAAGCATAAATAATTTGTAGAATACATATAAGTAATAATAGTAATCCACTCACAAACCATTTTTCACTCCGGAGCTTATTGGAGCTCTTATAGATTCCTTAATTCTTAGATTTCTCCTAAAATATAGGGTTCAAAAATTAACTGTTAGAACTGATATGAAAACTTTTACATATgacataaattaaatcatatttgttcaaatttcttaaatacGTTACTTACTttggtttggttcggttctaaaaaactcaaaccaaattgaaccaaattgtagaaccgaaccgaaccgaaatatttcggttcggttcggttcggttctaAAATTCGGTTtagtttggtttggtttggttcggttcgcACATATTCCTGTATTTTACAGTGGCATGAGCAACGCTCAAACTGtgagaagagaaaatctaaaagaaactGAAAAACTAGtctacaaatttttaaaggcTTAGAATAATTGCGTCTGGAGAGCTTACTGTGATTCTGCTCCTGGAATCACTGAATGGCTTACCAATACAAAaactttcctttcaaacacaAACAGACACGGAATCATTGTAAAGCTTTTTTCCCAAATTAATCATAGTCAATGAAATTAGAAGCATTTCACGATCATTTTCTCATAACTTATACAATTCCACACTGCCAACAATTCCACACTATTTTACAATTCGACACATATACAATTATACAATTCCACACTGCCAACAACAAATATACACCAACACCTCCACAAATTTAACCCCACATAAACTTCAAACTATTAACCAAGTCCACAACatggattaacaataaataaataaataaataacctgCAGCAGTGAAGATTAAAGACGCAGGCTGATGGTAGGAGCCAGGAGGTTTGGACCAGGGAGCATATGTACCTTCCAGATGCTGCAGCAACCAAGATGAGGGTTAACGACGGCGTCACTGTGCTTGAGGGGAGGGGCTGTGCTAGGCGCTGACCGTGGTGTGAGGCGAGGGAGAGACGCAAGGAAGAGACCGAGAGGGGCTGAGCCGAACCGCACCATGCACGCGCAGAGGGGGAAGATACTGCCGAGGGGTGGTGCCGCCGTTGAGGAGCTCCGCCGTGAGGAGAGAGAGGCGCGAGGGAGAGGCGGGAGGGAGAGAGGCAAGGGCAACAGTATGCAATCGTGATTTAGCTTTagggatttgaattttgtgattgaaattgaaatttgattttaaatatttgtaattgaaTTAAACCGAACCGATCGGTTTTTCGGTTCAGTACGGTtttgaaccgaaccgaattaaAACCAATCGGTTCagtattttttaaaccatTCAGTTTTTGCTCAtagaaccgaaccgaaccgaatcaaattttttcgATTCGGTTCGGCAAAAACCGAACcgtttgcccacccctagtggaatatatatatcatctttcatttgattttaactttatttttttatttatttttaggggATAGAAAATATTGAGGGCATTTGTTTGGATatgtcaaaaataaaaagagtgatgatacaaccacaaactcttgtacaaatttatcttgtacaaactgatgtggcattaattcattggttgaatgaaaatataaaataataaaaacaaatcatgtgggccaagtgatatttaattcaaccaatcttatcatgccacatcagtttatacaaaataagtttgtacaagagtttgtggctatatcattactcaaataaaaaagatccGTCTAAATCCTAATACTTTCACAAAGATGcctaaattgagatttttaaagttCTATAGTTCATCAGTCAATGGAGAGAACAAATGTAAGATATCTTATTTGCAAGATCCCGGATTTGCTGAAGTGAAATATCTTCACTGGTCTGGATATCCGTTGAAGTCATTGCCTTCAAACCTTAGTGCAAAGAAACTTGTGTTACTTGAAGTGCCTGATAGTGACATTGAACGACTTTGGGATTGTGTGAAGGTATGCATATCTTATTATACATGTGGAATCTTTCAATAacaacattaaattattatacgTGGTAACGATTGTCTTGGCCTCTTTTTTGACTGACCAGCATTATAGTAAGTTAAACCAGATAATCCATGCTGCCTGCAATATGCTAACTGCCAAAATTCCAAATCCCACGTTGATGCCACGTATGAAAAAGCTAGTTATCTTGAATCTGAGAGGTAGCAAAAGCCTGAAAAGTCTTCCATCTGGAATATTTAACTTGGAATTTCTTACCGAACTTGATCTTTCGGGCTGCTCAAAACTGAAAAGGCTTCCAGAGATCTCATCAGGTAATATAAAGTGGTTATTTTTAAGGGGGACCGCAATTGAAGAACTGCCCTCATCAATTGAGCGTCTACTTTGGCTCGGGTACGTGGACCTTTCAGATTATAAAAGGCTTAAGAGTGTCCCAAGCAGCCTATGTAAGTTGAAACCTCTTGGAGTTCTTAATCTCTGTGGTTGCTCAAATCTTCAGAGATTGCCCGAATGTCTTGGCCAATTATCCTACCCAATAATATTGAATCTAGCGAAAACCAATATTGAGAGAATACCAGAAAGCATTATGCAACTTTTTGTGTTGCGATACCTCCTCTTAGGTTATAGTGAGAGGTTTCAATCCTTACCAAAGCCTTCATTCCTTGCACGAGGTTGCCAGACACTGCAACGATTCTTAGGTTTGTTCTCTAAGTTATGAATCTTATAGGCAATGATTTTTGACCGGAGCAATACTTTTAAATTGGAAGGTAATTTTACTGCAGGAATTGTTGAAGATGCCCTGAGAATTCAGAATACGCTAGTAATCCGTTGGCAAGAAATACAAGAAAAGGTGTGTCTTTAACTCTCTCTGCTTACAATTtctacaatctttttttttgggggggtttaaaattatgattttttggtACAGAGAGGTTTTTACCTGGGCAAAGTTCATATCGTACTACCTGGGAATGAAATTCCAAAGTGGTTTAAGTTTCAAAGTGTCGGATCTTTTATAACCTTAGAGATGCCACCGGATTTCttcaataataatagagtGCAGGGCATTGCATTTAGTGctattttagcattttcagaCCGTCATGTAGATTGTGGCAGatggttttcattttcttttgaccTCAAAGTGAAAAACACCAAAGATTGTAGTCCGCACAACACACAGATATTTCAGAGCAGAGTTAATTATATAGAATCAAATCACTTACATTTCGGGTACTATCTGTTCTGTGAAGAGGATTTTAATGGTTTTTGGAAATGCAATTGCATTCCTGAGGTAGTCCAATTTAATGTTTTTCCATCTTTGGAGTGTGAGTGCTGCGGGCTGAAAAAATGTGGGATCCATTTACTTCGCTTCCTAGATTCTACGAATTCAATAGAAGATCCAAGCACATGTTTCAACTATAACGAAGAAGACTGAGATTTTCATGAATGTATTcttatttctcttttcttttgttttcttcctttcttttatttctcccTTTGAATTGCTGTGTTAATCTATGAAATTATTGAAGATGCCTTGAGAATTCAGCCTATGGATCATGTGGACCTGGTAGCTGGCCGTTGGAAAGAAGTACGGGAAAAGGTGTGTCTTAATCTTTCTCCTTAcaatttataccttttatttggggtttaaaattttgattttttggtaTAGAGAGGTTTTACCAAGGCCATTTCGTACTAGCTGGGAATGAAATTCCAAGGTGGTTTCATTTTCAAAGTGTGGGATCTTTTATAACCTTAGAGATGCCCCCAGATTTCTTCAATAACAACAGAGTACTGGGCTTTGCATTTGGTGctattttagcattttcagaCCGTCATGTTGATTGTGGCAGatggttttcattttcttgtgaGCTCAAAGTGAAAACCACCAAAGATGGTGATCCGCACGACATACAGTTATTTGAGAGCAGAGTTCATTATGTAAGATTCTATTTCTTCAATAACAAAGAAGTGTGAGTGCTGCGGGGTGAAAAAATGTGGGATCCATTTATTTCACATACTAGATCCTACGAATTCAATGGAAGATCCAAACACATGTTTCATCTATAACGAAGAAGAAAAGTCTTCCAGCTGgaatatttaatttggaaTTTCTTACAACACTTGATCTTTCGGGGTGCTCAAAACTTAAGAGGCTTCCAGAGATCTCATCTAGTAATACAAGCTGCCTTTTTTTTAGTGGAACTGCAATTGAAGAACTGCCTTCATCAATTGAGCTTCTAATTAGGCTGGGGTACTTGGACCTTTCGGACTGTAAAAGGCTTAAGAGTCTCCCAAGCAGCCTATGTAAGTTGAAATCTCTTGAAATTCTTGATCTCAGTGGTTGCTCAAATCTTCAGAGATTGTCCGAATGTCTTGGCCAGTTGTCCTCTCTAGGAACATTGCTTCTAGAGAAAACCAATATTGAGAGAATACCAGAAAGCATCATCCAAATTTCTGTGTTGACTTACCTCCGCTTAAGCTATTGTGAGAAGCTTCAATCCGTACCAAAGCTTCCATTTCTTGTACGATGGTTAGATGCCGATCAATGCACATCGCTGCAATCATTATCAGGTTTATTCTCAAGTTCTGAATCTTATATGTAAGCAGTGTTTTTTGACTAgagcaataattttaaatcGGATGGTAATTCTACTGCAGGAATTGTTGAAGATGCCCTGCAGAGAATTCAGCTTATGGCAGCTGCCCATTGGAAAGAAGTACAGGAAAACGTGTGTTTTTAACTctcttctttcaatttttatatatatatttttgtttttgagttatgatttttttttttttttacagattGATTTTCACATGAACGGAGGTCATATCTTACTACTCGGGAATGAAATTCCGAAGTGGTTTGAGTTTCAAAGTGTGGGATCTTTTATAACCTTGGAGATGCCCCCAGATTTCTTCAATAATAACCGAGTACTACTGGGCTTTGCATTTAGTGctattttagcattttcagaCCGTCATGTAGATTATGGCAGatggttttcattttcttttgagctCAAAGTGAAAACCACCAAAGATTGTGGTACGCATGACACACGGTTATTTCAGAGAAGAGTTAATTATGTAGAATCAGATCACTTACATTTGGGGCACTATCTGTTCTGTGAAGAGGATTTTAAtggtttttgaaaatataggGTGTGTTTGAGAGTGAGGTGCTGTACCTTTTAAGGTGCAGTTGCTGTGGAGTAAAAGATACAACTGTGAAAGAGaagttgagaaaaaaaaattgattaagcTACCAAAGCCGAGCTACAAGtgttaccaaacactttagtagcTGGGTTTTGGCAGTTCA encodes:
- the LOC102629947 gene encoding disease resistance-like protein CSA1, which gives rise to MPKLRFLKFYSSSVNGENKCKISYLQDPGFAEVKYLHWSGYPLKSLPSNLSAKKLVLLEVPDSDIERLWDCVKHYSKLNQIIHAACNMLTAKIPNPTLMPRMKKLVILNLRGSKSLKSLPSGIFNLEFLTELDLSGCSKLKRLPEISSGNIKWLFLRGTAIEELPSSIERLLWLGYVDLSDYKRLKSVPSSLCKLKPLGVLNLCGCSNLQRLPECLGQLSYPIILNLAKTNIERIPESIMQLFVLRYLLLGYSERFQSLPKPSFLARGCQTLQRFLGIVEDALQRIQLMAAAHWKEVQENIDFHMNGGHILLLGNEIPKWFEFQSVGSFITLEMPPDFFNNNRVLLGFAFSAILAFSDRHVDYGRWFSFSFELKVKTTKDCGTHDTRLFQRRVNYVESDHLHLGHYLFCEEDFNGF